One window from the genome of Dermacentor silvarum isolate Dsil-2018 chromosome 7, BIME_Dsil_1.4, whole genome shotgun sequence encodes:
- the LOC119459574 gene encoding sulfotransferase 1 family member D1-like, whose product MPFCKKVQGVNVPRIFPDDAVISALSYEPREDDIFVIAYPKSGTTWVQCIAYGIFHDGEPPRDLSQFVSETPFLEFVGADYVGLMPRPGTIKTHLPFDEKRLRSGAKYIYVARNPYDVCVSSYYQILTHTVNKEDVGSFDEHLKRFVTGTSTFGSYLQDSLLPFYSRRKDGNVLFLTYETLCDDIGAEVTKIAQFLGHEYGRRISRDPAMLQRVIEMSSKERMRPIFKEFLRATIDFTVCHRSRRNASIPHALLTTKKFLDHRPPRHEFVRDGTIGNYKKVLSENQVGMLKEWISASTSDSDVMSLWSRVGLP is encoded by the coding sequence ATGCCATTCTGCAAGAAGGTGCAAGGCGTGAACGTACCCCGCATCTTTCCAGACGATGCCGTTATTTCTGCACTGTCCTACGAGCCACGTGAGGATGACATTTTCGTCATCGCCTACCCGAAGAGCGGCACAACTTGGGTTCAGTGCATTGCGTACGGCATTTTCCACGATGGCGAGCCACCGCGTGACCTCTCGCAGTTCGTCTCGGAGACACCGTTCCTGGAGTTCGTCGGTGCAGACTATGTGGGCTTAATGCCGAGACCCGGCACAATTAAGACACACTTGCCCTTCGACGAGAAGAGACTTCGATCTGGAGCAAAATACATCTACGTCGCGAGGAACCCTTACGACGTTTGTGTATCGTCCTACTACCAGATATTGACACACACAGTCAATAAAGAGGACGTAGGAAGTTTCGACGAACATCTGAAACGGTTCGTCACCGGCACTAGTACTTTCGGTAGCTACTTGCAAGACAGTCTTCTACCGTTTTACTCACGGAGAAAGGACGGTAACGTTCTCTTCCTAACCTACGAAACCTTGTGCGACGACATCGGAGCAGAAGTGACAAAAATTGCGCAGTTTCTGGGTCATGAGTACGGTCGACGCATTTCCAGGGACCCCGCGATGTTACAACGTGTGATCGAAATGTCTTCGAAAGAACGCATGCGCCCTATCTTCAAGGAATTCCTGAGGGCAACCATCGATTTTACGGTCTGTCATAGGAGCCGCAGAAATGCCTCGATCCCTCATGCACTGCTCACTACTAAAAAATTCCTCGACCACCGTCCTCCCAGACATGAATTTGTGCGGGATGGTACCATCGGAAATTATAAGAAAGTCTTGTCTGAGAATCAGGTAGGCATGCTCAAAGAGTGGATATCAGCCAGTACATCAGACAGTGATGTCATGAGTCTTTGGTCACGCGTTGGCCTTCCTTAG